In Pseudomonadaceae bacterium SI-3, the sequence ATCTTCGCTGGCGGTACTGCTGCATGAGACAAAGAAACCCCGGCGCTAGGCCGGGGTTTCTTTTTACAGTGCCCGCGAACGCTACCATCGAAATCTATAGACGAGCTGAGGCCGAACATGAGCTGGCATCCACACATAACCGTGGCGACGATTGTCGAGGTCGATGGCCGCTTCCTTATGGTCGAAGAATCAAAAGGCGGCCGTTTGGTACTGAATCAACCGGCGGGGCACCTTGAACCCCACGAAACATTACGCCAAGCCGCGGTGCGCGAAACCCTAGAGGAAACCGGCTGGGAGGTCGCGCTCGCGGGTGTAGTAGGTATCTACCTATACACTGCACCTAGCAACGGCGTGACCTACCAACGCGTCTGCTTTGCGGCCACTCCGGTTCGCCATGAGCCGCACCGCGAACTCGACAGCGGCATTGTCGCAGCGCTCTGGATGACTCGAGACGAACTGGCCGACCAACCGGAACGTTGGCGCAGCGAGCTGATCCTGCGCTGCATTGATGACTATCTGGCTGGCCCGCCACACGATCTCGCCGTGATACGAGACTGAGCGACCTTAACCGCTGGCTTGACCGGCCTGTTAGAATTGCACGCTTTGCAGTTAACCCTGAGTCTTTATGCCTGATTCACCGTTCGTTGCCCCTGAAAACCTGCGCGTCATTGTCGGCATGTCCGGCGGTGTCGACTCGTCAGTTTCCGCTCTGCTTCTCCTCGAACAGGGGTACCAGGTCGAAGGCCTGTTCATGAAGAACTGGGAGGAAGATGACGGAACCGAGTATTGCACTGCTCGGGAGGATCTAGCCGACGCCCAGGCCGTCTGCGACAGGATCGGCATTAAACTGCACACGGCAAACTTTGCCGCTGAGTACTGGGACAACGTGTTCGAGCACTTTCTCGCTGAGTACAAAGCAGGCAGGACGCCGAATCCCGACATCCTTTGCAACCGCGAGATCAAATTTAAGGCGTTCCTTGATTATGCCCTGGCGCTCGGCGCCGACCTGATCGCGACCGGACACTACGTACGGCGACGAGACATCGATGGGCGTAGCGAGCTGCTCAAAGGACTGGACTCGAACAAGGACCAAAGCTATTTCCTTCACGCTGTTGGCGGCGAGCAGCTGAGCAAAACCTTATTCCCGGTGGGGGAGCTGGAAAAGCCAGCGGTCCGGGCAGCTGCCGAAAAGCACGGGTTGGCGACGGCGAAAAAGAAAGACTCGACCGGAATTTGCTTCATCGGCGAGCGCCGTTTCAGCGATTTTCTCAAGCAATATCTGCCTGCTCAACCGGGCAACATCGAAACGATAGACGGCGAAACCATAGGTCGCCATCACGGCCTTATGTATCACACCATCGGCCAGCGGCAGGGTTTGGGTATCGGCGGCCTTAAGGACGCGAGCGACGAGCCTTGGTACGTGTTAAGCAAGGATCTGGAGCGCAACGTGCTTGTAGTAGGTCAAGGCAACGACCATCCCTGGCTGTTCTCGCGCGCCCTGCTCGCCTCAGAAATCTACTGGGTCAATCCGATCGAACTGACCGCCCCCCTGCGGCTCACGGCGAAGGTTCGCTATCGGCAGAGCGACCAGACCTGCACATTGGAACAGACCGCCAACGGCTATCGAGCGGTGTTCGACGAACCTCAACGCGCCGTAACGCCTGGCCAATCCGTGGTGTTCTACGATGGCGACGTTTGCCTCGGTGGTGGCGTGATCGAGACCGCAGAGCCCTGGTTCGCCGGAGCCCGCCCATGACGCCACGACAGGAACAACTAGTAGCTCTTGGGGCTGTATTCGAAGCTGCAGCACTGGTCGATCGAATAGCCCGAACCGGTCAAGTGCCGAACGCAGCCCTGGCGAACCTGTTGGGCAGCCTGTTGGTGCGAGAGGACAAACCGGCTTTGGAGATCTATGGCGGAGATGACTTGAATCTCCGCGAGGGCTATCGCGCCCTTGTCGGCGCACTGGAGCGAGACACCAGCAGCCTGCAACGCGAGCCGCTGCGCTATGCGCTGGCGATGATCGGCCTGGAACGACAGCTGGATAAACGCCGTGACCTGTTGCAGGTGATCGGAAGCCGCCTGGACCAGATACAGCAGCAGGCCGATCACTTTGGGCTGACCCACGAAAACGTAATCGCCTCTTTTGGCGGTTTGTACCAGGACACACTGAGCACCTTTCGCCAGCGCATTCAGGTCCAAGGCGACATGCGCCATCTTCAGCAGAACGACAACGCAGCAAAAATACGCGCACTTCTGCTGGCAGGGATTCGTTCAGCGCGGCTCTGGCGCCAGCTCGGCGGGCACCGTTGGCAGATGGTATTCAGCCGGCGCAAAATGCTCGACGCGCTATATCCCATGCTGAAATCTGAATAACCGCAACGCGGAGCGCAACGTGCTTACTGGCCACAGCGGCAATTAGCCGTCCGCTTCGTGTATAATCTTCGCCCTCTTTTCGTCGCTCGACTGTCCGAGAATGCCCTCTATGCAGCTTTCCTCGCTCACCGCGGTTTCCCCTGTCGATGGCCGCTACGCCGGCAAAACCAGCGCCCTGCGCCCCATTTTCAGCGAATTCGGCCTGATTCGCTGCCGCGTTCAGGTTGAGGTCCGCTGGCTGCAGCGCCTGGCTGCACATGCCGGAATTCCAGAGGTGGCGCCTTTCTCGGAAGTGGCTAACGCACTACTCAATCAGCTTGCCGAAGACTTCCAGCTGGAACATGCCGAGCGTGTTAAGGAATTCGAGCGAACCACCAACCACGACGTAAAAGCGGTGGAATACCTCCTCAAGGAGCAGGCCAAGCAGTTACCGGAGCTGGCCAAGGTCAATGAGTTCATCCATTTCGCATGTACCAGCGAGGACATCAACAACCTGTCCCATGCTCTGATGCTACGCCAGGGTCGAGATGAGGTTTTGCTGCCCCTAATGCGCCAGTTAGCGGACGCAATCCGCGCCTTGGCTGTTGCGCATGCAGACGTACCAATGCTCTCCCGTACCCATGGTCAGCCCGCTTCGCCCACCACCTTGGGCAAGGAACTGGCTAACGTGGTCTATCGCCTGGAGCGTCAGATTGCGCAGGTTGCGGCGGTACCGCTGCTCGGCAAGATCAATGGCGCCGTCGGCAACTACAATGCTCACCTGTCGGCTTATCCCGACGTTGACTGGGAAGCTAACGCGCGAGAATTCATCGAAGGTGACCTTGGACTCTTCTGGAACCCTTACACCACACAGATCGAGCCTCACGATTACATCGCCGAGCTGTTCGATGCCGTGGCTCGATTCAACACGATTCTTATAGATTTTGATCGCGACATCTGGGGCTATATTTCGCTGGGCTATTTCAAGCAGCGCACCGTTGCTGGCGAAATTGGCTCCTCGACCATGCCGCACAAGGTCAACCCGATCGATTTCGAGAACTCGGAAGGCAATCTCGGTATTGCCAACGCACTGCTGAGTCACTTGGCGAGCAAGCTGCCCATCTCTCGCTGGCAGCGTGACCTGACCGACTCCACAGTACTGCGCAATCTGGGAGTTGGCTTTGCCCATAGCATCATTGCGTACGAGGCCAGCCTCAAAGGCATCGGTAAACTGGAGCTCAACGAAGCGCGAATTGCCGAGGACCTCGACGCTTGCTGGGAAGTACTGGCCGAGCCGATCCAGACCGTCATGCGTCGGTATGCCATTGAGAATCCCTACGAGAAACTCAAGGAGTTGACCCGAGGCAAAGGCATCAGCCCGGAGGCGCTGCAGACTTTCATCGAAGGCCTGGATATGCCGGCCGAAGCCAAGCAGGCGCTGCGCAAACTGACCCCGGCCGCCTACATAGGCAACGCCGCCGATCAGGCCAAGCGGATCTGAGCGAACCCATTATTTGCACGCCCGGCTGTGCCGGGCGTTTTTATTTGCAGCTCTTAAACAGAGCAAGGTACCTGGCATGACTTCCGACACCCCTTTGCAAATCCTTGGCGGGATCAGCGCGCGCGAGTTTCTTCGTGATTATTGGCAGAAAAAACCTCTACTGGTCCGCCAGGCAATTCCCGGGTTCGAAAGCCCGGTTTCCCCAGACGAGTTGGCCGGTTTGTCTCTGGAGGAGGAAGTCGAGTCCCGCCTGGTCATCGAACATGGCGAAACTCCGTGGGAGCTGCGCCGCGGCCCCTTCAGCGAAGATAGTTACCAGAACCTGCCGGAGCGTGACTGGACGTTGCTCGTCCAGGCCGTCGACCAATTGGTGCCGGAAGTTGCCGAGCTTATCGAGCACTTTCGCTTCCTGCCCAATTGGCGGATCGATGACGTCATGGTCAGCTTTGCAGCGCCGGGGGGCGGTGTGGGTCCGCACTTCGACAATTACGATGTATTCCTCCTCCAAGCGCATGGCCAGCGTCGCTGGCGCGTAGGTCAGATGTGCGACAGCGAGAGCAAAATGCTCAAGCATGCCGACCTGCGCATACTCGCGGATTTTCAAGGCACCGACGAATGGGTGCTCGAGCCAGGCGACATGCTTTACCTGCCGCCAAGACTCGCTCATTTCGGTACCGCCGAGGATGCGTGCATGACCTACTCGCTAGGCTTCAGGGCTCCCAGCGCAGCGGAAGTCCTCACCCATTTCACTGACTTCCTGGCGCAGTTCCTGCCTGATGAGGAACGCTACAGCGATGCCGATATGCTTCCGATCGAAGACCCGCACCAGATCCAAAGCGACGCGCTGGATCGCCTGCGCGCGATGCTCACCGAGCATATGGGCGACGAGCGATTGCTGCTAACCTGGTTCGGCCAGTTCATGACCGAACCGCGCTATCCGGAGCGAGTGCAGGGTCCGGAAATCGACGAGCAGGCAATGCTCGCAGCATTGGATGATGGCGCCATACTCGTGCGAAACCTGAGTGCGCGCCTGGCCTGGAGTGAAGTGGACATCGGCTTGTTGCTGTTTGCCAGCGGTCAAAGTCGGTTGCTTCCAGGTCATCTGAAGGAGCTATTGAAAATGGTCTGTTCAGCCGATGCGCTCCATGCCGAAAATCTCGCTGGCTGGCTGAGCGACGAGGATGGGCGTAATCTCGTGCTGCAACTGGTCAAACAGGGAAGTCTGGAGTTTGCTGATGAGTGACATAGAAGTTCGCATCGCCGACTGGCAGCAGGATAACGCCGACCTACGCCGGATTAGGGAAACTGTGTTCATTGCTGAACAGTCCGTGCCCCCGGAACTGGAGTGGGACGCAGACGATGTCGAGGCCGTGCATTTCCTTGCCTTGGAAAGCGGCTATCCGATTGGTACCGCGCGACTGCTTAATGACGGGCATATCGGTCGCGTTTCGGTATTACGCGACTGGCGCGGAATGAACGTCGGCGGCGCACTGATGAAAGCGGTCATTGAAGAAGCCGAGCGGCGCGGCCTCAACGAACAGCGACTCACCGCCCAAGTGCATGCCACATCGTTCTATGAACGCCTTGGCTTCGAAGTAGTCAGCGAAGAGTTCCTCGAGGCCGGCCTTCCCCACGTCGATATGCTACGAAAGAGCCACTAGCATATGATGCATGACGACCCGGATCACTCTATCAGCGAAGACGCCCCGTCGATGATCGAGTTCCAATCACCGGGTCGCTTCCAGATTGATAACCCAGCGGCACAGCCTGCTCTCCAACAAGAATGGCAGGCCGCGCCGTTTACGCTAGGCGTCAGCACTACAGTTCAAGCTTTCAATGACATGGGCGAAGCTCGTAAGCATGCGCTTGCGCTGATCGAGCAGGTTACGCGCAGCCTGAGCATCTATACGCCGGACCTGGAACCTTGGCTGTACAACCACAGCTGCATTCAAAAGGCATGCTCGCAGTTTTTACGGGCCCATCCACGCAACCACTTGCGTATCTTGGTGGGCGACTCGTCTCGCGCAGTCAAAGAAGGCCACCGCCTGGTCACTCTGAGCCGCAGATTGACTAGCAACTTGCACATTCGCCGCACCCATCAGGATTATCAACTACAAACCACCGCGTTCCTCGTGGTCGATGCGTGCGGCATGCTGATTCGCCCGAATGCGGATCAATTCTCTGGGCATGCGTTATACCGAGACCCTGGTCGCGCTCGCCAACAACTAAGGCTATTCGACGCCGCCTGGGACCGTAGCCTTCCTGATCCCGATATGCGGAGCTTTTTGCTATGACTCGTCGTTTTTTCGCTGCTTGCCTGTTAGTCGTTAGCTCGGCACTTAGTGCTGCGACAGAGGTAATTCCGCTGGACTTCCGAATGGCGGAGGACGTGCTACCGATCGCCCAATCAGTTGTAGGGGATAAGGGCAAAGTCAACGCATATGGCAACCAGCTGATTGTAAACGCGCCGTCCGCTGTGATCACTGAGCTGCGCGATGTGCTGTCCAAGCTAGATACCGAACCTCGCCGGCTGCTTATAAGTGTCGATACCCAAAATTCGGCCGCAGGCAGCGAAAGTGGCTATCGGGTCGACGGCACAACCCGCATCGGTGACGTTGAAATCCAGAGTGGCGACGGCGAGAAGAGAGGCAGAGACCAGGCGCGCATCATTCGTCGCAGCACCAACAGCCAAGGCGGAGGTGTTCAACAGGTCCAAGCCACCGAGGGTTATCCTGCATTGATTCAGATAGGCCAAAGCGTACCAATCACCACCACGGGGGCCGATGGCTACGGGCAGATCTATCAACAAACTCAGTATCGGGATGTCACTCGCGGTTTCTACGCCACCGCTACGGTACAGGGGGACCGGGTGCAGGTTACGATCAGCAGCCATAACGACCGTATGAGCGCATCCCAGCCAGGCGCAATCAACGTCCAGCAAACCGATACTCGGGTCAGCGGGCGGCTCGGCGAATGGATTGAGCTCGGCGGCGTTGACGAATCTGCAAACTCCAGCGAGAACGGAATGCTACGCAGATATTCCACAGCCGGCAGTCAAGACCTTTCCCTACGACTGAAAGTAGATACGCTGAATTAAGAAAGTTCAGCAGACAAATAACGCTCGGTTAAGAAATGTAGTGCTTACCAAAGTTCACTACAAAAACATTTGACGAACCATTTTAGCCGGAGCATCATGGCCCCGCTCCCGCTAACCAGAGACTCTGAAAGGGTCTCCGGATCGCGCTCAGCCAACCAGCAGAGGCGTTCCGTGACTGTACTGCCCACAAGGCGGACTGACGAGGTTGCGACTGGAACGAGTCGTCCTGAGGGACGGGGAAGCGATTAACGCATCAGCTCGAGACATAAGTTCGCTGATCCACTCAACGGCCCCGCGCCGCTGTGTGTTGGAATGCCACGATCATTCCACAGCTAACCGAATCCTCTTGCGGTCGTAACTGCATACCCTCCTCCTCTTGGTTCAATCCTCGTCTCGGTCGATATTTCGACGCTCTGCCACGTGTTGCCCGCTTCATCAGCGCAAGCACGTAGGTTTCAGTGGGAAAAGTCGGTGCTCAACCAAACACGAATTTCTTTGAAGGATTGACCATGTCCGCTTATCAAAACGACATCAAGGCCGTTGCCGCTCTGAAAGAAGCAGCTGGAAGCAGCTGGAGCGCGATTAACCCCGAATCCGTAGCACGTATGCGTACACAGAACCGTTTCAAGACCGGTCTGGAAATCGCGCAGTACACTGCCGACATTATGCGCAAGGACATGGCTGAGTACGACGCCGATACGTCCGCCTACACCCAGTCGCTAGGCTGCTGGCATGGCTTCATCGGTCAGCAGAAACTGATCTCCATCAAGAAGCATCTGAAAACCACCAATAAGCGTTACCTCTACCTGTCGGGCTGGATGGTTGCCGCACTGCGCTCCGAGTTCGGCCCGCTGCCGGACCAGTCGATGCACGAGAAGACCGCAGTCTCCGACCT encodes:
- a CDS encoding NUDIX hydrolase translates to MSWHPHITVATIVEVDGRFLMVEESKGGRLVLNQPAGHLEPHETLRQAAVRETLEETGWEVALAGVVGIYLYTAPSNGVTYQRVCFAATPVRHEPHRELDSGIVAALWMTRDELADQPERWRSELILRCIDDYLAGPPHDLAVIRD
- a CDS encoding tRNA 2-thiouridine(34) synthase MnmA, with translation MSGGVDSSVSALLLLEQGYQVEGLFMKNWEEDDGTEYCTAREDLADAQAVCDRIGIKLHTANFAAEYWDNVFEHFLAEYKAGRTPNPDILCNREIKFKAFLDYALALGADLIATGHYVRRRDIDGRSELLKGLDSNKDQSYFLHAVGGEQLSKTLFPVGELEKPAVRAAAEKHGLATAKKKDSTGICFIGERRFSDFLKQYLPAQPGNIETIDGETIGRHHGLMYHTIGQRQGLGIGGLKDASDEPWYVLSKDLERNVLVVGQGNDHPWLFSRALLASEIYWVNPIELTAPLRLTAKVRYRQSDQTCTLEQTANGYRAVFDEPQRAVTPGQSVVFYDGDVCLGGGVIETAEPWFAGARP
- a CDS encoding lysogenization regulator HflD; this encodes MTPRQEQLVALGAVFEAAALVDRIARTGQVPNAALANLLGSLLVREDKPALEIYGGDDLNLREGYRALVGALERDTSSLQREPLRYALAMIGLERQLDKRRDLLQVIGSRLDQIQQQADHFGLTHENVIASFGGLYQDTLSTFRQRIQVQGDMRHLQQNDNAAKIRALLLAGIRSARLWRQLGGHRWQMVFSRRKMLDALYPMLKSE
- a CDS encoding adenylosuccinate lyase, which translates into the protein MQLSSLTAVSPVDGRYAGKTSALRPIFSEFGLIRCRVQVEVRWLQRLAAHAGIPEVAPFSEVANALLNQLAEDFQLEHAERVKEFERTTNHDVKAVEYLLKEQAKQLPELAKVNEFIHFACTSEDINNLSHALMLRQGRDEVLLPLMRQLADAIRALAVAHADVPMLSRTHGQPASPTTLGKELANVVYRLERQIAQVAAVPLLGKINGAVGNYNAHLSAYPDVDWEANAREFIEGDLGLFWNPYTTQIEPHDYIAELFDAVARFNTILIDFDRDIWGYISLGYFKQRTVAGEIGSSTMPHKVNPIDFENSEGNLGIANALLSHLASKLPISRWQRDLTDSTVLRNLGVGFAHSIIAYEASLKGIGKLELNEARIAEDLDACWEVLAEPIQTVMRRYAIENPYEKLKELTRGKGISPEALQTFIEGLDMPAEAKQALRKLTPAAYIGNAADQAKRI
- a CDS encoding cupin, which produces MTSDTPLQILGGISAREFLRDYWQKKPLLVRQAIPGFESPVSPDELAGLSLEEEVESRLVIEHGETPWELRRGPFSEDSYQNLPERDWTLLVQAVDQLVPEVAELIEHFRFLPNWRIDDVMVSFAAPGGGVGPHFDNYDVFLLQAHGQRRWRVGQMCDSESKMLKHADLRILADFQGTDEWVLEPGDMLYLPPRLAHFGTAEDACMTYSLGFRAPSAAEVLTHFTDFLAQFLPDEERYSDADMLPIEDPHQIQSDALDRLRAMLTEHMGDERLLLTWFGQFMTEPRYPERVQGPEIDEQAMLAALDDGAILVRNLSARLAWSEVDIGLLLFASGQSRLLPGHLKELLKMVCSADALHAENLAGWLSDEDGRNLVLQLVKQGSLEFADE
- a CDS encoding GNAT family N-acetyltransferase, which gives rise to MSDIEVRIADWQQDNADLRRIRETVFIAEQSVPPELEWDADDVEAVHFLALESGYPIGTARLLNDGHIGRVSVLRDWRGMNVGGALMKAVIEEAERRGLNEQRLTAQVHATSFYERLGFEVVSEEFLEAGLPHVDMLRKSH
- a CDS encoding histone acetyltransferase HPA2, with product MHDDPDHSISEDAPSMIEFQSPGRFQIDNPAAQPALQQEWQAAPFTLGVSTTVQAFNDMGEARKHALALIEQVTRSLSIYTPDLEPWLYNHSCIQKACSQFLRAHPRNHLRILVGDSSRAVKEGHRLVTLSRRLTSNLHIRRTHQDYQLQTTAFLVVDACGMLIRPNADQFSGHALYRDPGRARQQLRLFDAAWDRSLPDPDMRSFLL
- a CDS encoding secretin codes for the protein MTRRFFAACLLVVSSALSAATEVIPLDFRMAEDVLPIAQSVVGDKGKVNAYGNQLIVNAPSAVITELRDVLSKLDTEPRRLLISVDTQNSAAGSESGYRVDGTTRIGDVEIQSGDGEKRGRDQARIIRRSTNSQGGGVQQVQATEGYPALIQIGQSVPITTTGADGYGQIYQQTQYRDVTRGFYATATVQGDRVQVTISSHNDRMSASQPGAINVQQTDTRVSGRLGEWIELGGVDESANSSENGMLRRYSTAGSQDLSLRLKVDTLN